CGGAAATCTGTTCATGATACACGTAAATCCTTCGTCCCCTGTCAGTTACACTGCTGTGAGTGACATTTCCttgtcaacgccatctagtccTGTAATGATAAACAGTCATTAAAAATCGTCGATTGGTCAAGGTTCTAGTCTATTGGTGAGTCAGTGTCTATCATTCAGTGCAGCTCGCGCGGCGCACGCTTGCATTACGCAGTACCACCCCTCGAGAGACGTATAACAGTCTCTCTTCTTCCTAGGACTTTATTGGCTGGTGTGTTGGTTGGTCTCGCTCTCGCGGGGCGGAGGGGGGGAATGCAGGCGGGTCGTAAATCACGCTTGTCTCATTCCACGCGggaccgccgccgccgccgcaggcGCCCGCATTCCCCTCGCGACTGCCGTGAGCGACGCGTCTTTCGTGTTTACTTTGAATTTGGAAGTGTTTCTTGTGAATGGATCTAAGGGTGTCGATTCGGACAGATTGAAAGATTGCGTCCGAAATGATTGTGGAAGCTGATCATGTGAGGTAAGCTTTTGTGAtgttgtgttttaatttattacttcgTTTTAGACATGTAACGTACGGTTACGCTGTCTCTAGTTTAATACACGGAATTTCACTTTTTGATCTGTTTCTTAAATTTTCTAAAATGGTTTTACTACCAGAATGCTAGAAATGTGACATTTTTTCTTTTCCGAATCTTATAGTGCAGACTAAGtcatagtttcaattttgtaatAAACGCAACATACAAATGCTGCGATTATAATTTCTAAATCAGTTGTTTTTTTTCATAtggatttttttattgtatatttcGTAAAAccgttttaatttaagtaagtacgtaatttatgaaaataattgaaCTTAGGAATTTTGTCTCAAAGTTCTGATTTTTCTGTGTTTAATATTTATCCTCAATTCAATTCACCTTTTAGCGTGTTGTTAATCgtaaaataacaataacaatttcCTGTTATCTCAAAAGTATTAGCAAGATTTAGTCCaacaagaaatataaaaagttttcattctttttattttgtttccgAAGATTCGCAAAAGCTTTGAATGTTGAAATATTGGAGGTTTGTttgcaatattttttccttttagTGTTTTATTAGTAGCAGTTATCAGAAAATTTATGATCTTGTTTAACTCGTTACAGCTTTTTTATCTGATGATTTGTTGTTTAAGTTTTTCTTTCTGATACTAAGTTACTATTAATGATTGTCAATACTGATCGATTAGGTATAGATAATATTGCTTATCAATGATAAATTATCATATTATCACAATTTGTGTTCAAAGCAATATTATCTTTTGCGTTTTATCATTTAAACTATCTCTTAATTGACACCAATGTGAAGTATTTATGACTCATTAGGACGTTTTAGAAAACCATAAGGAATAATATTGTCAGGTGCAAATTTGATTCATCAGTATTCATCAACCTATAATTTTGCTAACCCAAACCCGTGAGTAATAAAGCGacgataataaaaatataaatattcgtTACAGTTGCAGTTTTAGCCCTTACTTGTTGTCTAAATAGAAATAGACTTATAAATATTTGTGAGAGTTACATTTTAACCTATAATTTAGACATCGCTGTTTTTCTAACGTCAACGAACtgcataattaataataattcagaAAAGAGTTATTCCGATAATTGTCGTTTATATCATAAACTTTTAAGTTTTGTCTATGACATTGGTCACGTTTGCCTTATTGTTATTGAATCCTCAAACATAATATTGTCCTGTCTTCAAAATCTCTGGTTATATTTTTGCGTGTCATTTAATATTGTTACAAGAACAAGTGGAAAATGGACAAATGTCGCACCGCCAACAATTTTTCTCCTTAGCCTAAGGTTGATTAGTAGATAATGctttatggcattaagtccgccttttatAGGTACTGTAAAGTTTCTCTTTTGTGCAATAAGGGTAAAATAAAGAAATCCAATTGGTATAGGCAGCTatgatatccatacaaaaaaatatccaTTATCATTGTAGCTCTAAATAAGGAAGCTGCAAAAAAACgcaaacaataacaaagcacgCTTGTAAACTTCATTTGTTTGTCCACAGGGAGAGCCCGCGATGTCTGTCGCGGGAGTCGTCCGGCGCGCCGCGCTGCCCCTCCAACGACTCCGTGTACCGCGCGCCGCTGCCCCTCCCCGCGGCGCTGACGGCCGCCCTCCCCGCGGCTCTGCTGCCCCCCCActccgccgccgtcgccgcgtATCTCGGCGCTGCCGCCGCCGCGGCCCAACAACGCCTCCTCATGTCATGCCAAGAAGACATGACGGATTCGGAGCGCGCCGACGCTTTAGACTTTAGCACGAAACGCAGCGACTCGCCCGTCGATGACGACGAAGATGCAGTTAATCTTAGTAAAACACCTGAAAATGGACCGTTAGATTTATCTGTTGGAACACGTAAAAGAGGACCGGAGGATTCGCCTTCGCCGGTACCGACGAGAAAAAGTTCGAGAACTGAACTTAAGCCAAGTCCAGTACATTGGAGCACACCGGTAGCCCCGCATTTGCCATATTTTGCGGCCGCAGCGGCTGTAGCTGCGGCTAGTCTGTCTCCGAAAGGCGGGATTCCGGCAGAGTGGAATGGAAGACTGAAGCACGGTCCGACACCGAGCGATGCGACGAAAGCGCTCGAGAAGATGAGCGAGCTCAGCCGACTGGGTGGCGAAGAGTTATTCCGATCTGTACAAAGCGCCGCTTTAGGCGCTGGCTTAGCTTCTAACTCAGCCGCCAGACACTCCGCCTGGCAGTCGCACTGGCTCAACAAAGGCGCTGATCAAACTAAAGACGTCCTAAAATGCGTTTGGTGCAAGAAAAGCTTCAACTCTCTCGCTGATCTAACAGTACATATGAAAGAAGCGAAGCATTGTGGCGTAAACGTCCCGGTTCCACCGTCGACTGGCGCTCCTATGCCGCCATCTTTGCACCCACCTTCGAGTTCGCCATCCACACCTTCGCACAACTCGTCTTCTTCGAGCAGTTCGTCGAAACCCAGTCAGAGCGATCTAAATTTACTCATAAAAGAAAACATGCCGATTCCGAGAAAGCTAGTCCGAGGCCAAGATGTCTGGCTTGGTAAAGGCGCGGAGCAGACTAGACAAATTTTAAAATGCATGTGGTGCGCAGAGAGTTTCCGCTCGCTAGCCGAAATGACGAGCCACATGCAGCGGACTCAACACTACACCAACATCATATCGCAAGAGCAGATTATCTCCTGGAAGTCCTCCGATGAAGCTAAAGGATCGAGCGCGAGCAACGCGCCCAATAATCCTGCTCCGCCGACGACAGGCACCAGTAGCCACGTCAGCGCCGTTTTAACGTGTAAGGTTTGCGACCAAGCATTTAGTTCCTTGAAAGAGTTAAGTAATCATATGGTTAAAAATTCACATTACAAAGAGCACATTATGAGATCTATCACAGAGAGCGGTGGTAGACGACGACAGACGCGCGAAAAACGAAAGAAGTCACTTCCAGTTAGAAAGCTGCTCGAGCTAGAGCGGGCGCAGCATGAGTTTAAAAACGGGGACGGCAACGGCGTACCTATGGGGAAACCGATTAGGGACTTCGGCGCAGGCAGCCGAATTTCTTGCGAAAAATGCGGCGATAAAATTGAGACTGCTGTGTTCGTTGAGCATATACGACAGTGCATAGGCGCGCCGATGTCTAATAGCCAAAGGAATTTTCTGAAGAGCGCGCTGCTCACTAATAGCATCATCCCCCCTGACGTGCCCGGGCATGTCACCCCCACCAGCCGCGACGGCCGTAAGAGCATCAACGACGAACTTCCCTCCCCTGGCTCAGCCCACCACCGCTCCCCCTCCTCCGTGAACGATTCTTCCCCGAGTTCCAAAGATCCCAACGCGAGCAACGACAAAAGCTCGTCGCCTTCGGTCCTCAACGCCATAGAACAATTGATAGAAAAGAGTTTCGACACACGATCCCGTCACACTGTCCCCGGGATGCCGGGCGGAGCTTCCCACGCTCCGATCGGTTCTAGCATTCTTAAAAGATTAGGCATAGATGAGAGCGTAGACTACACTAAACCGCTGGTAGACCCTCAAACGATGAGCATGCTTAGGAGCTATCACCATCAGCAGGGGTACGGGCGCCGCGAGCGCAGCGGGAGCGAGTCAAGCTCAATGTCCGAGCGAGGCGGCAGTCGGGTCGAATCCCTCACCCCTGACAGAAAACTAGACGCTTACCACATGACCCCACGCACCACTCCAGACACTCGCGGCTCCCAAACACCCGCCTCCGAAGACCGCCCCGCCGAAGTTAGGATAAAAAAAGAAGTAACTGAAGACGATGATCGTGAAAACGGGGTAGATTTGAGTAGTCAGCCGGTACGCGTCAAAACTGAGGTCGATGAGGACGAGGAGCCTCCTAGGCCGAGTAGTTCGCATGAGGACGGGAAAGTTGTCCCTAAACGTGAGAGCGAAGGATCCAGCCCCGCAGCTAGCCCTCGCAGCCCGGCCAGCGACCGCTCGGGACATACTCCGGGGGTAGATAGGAAGCCGGCTTCCAGTTTAGGCGCATTGTCTTCTATGTTCGATAATCTCGCTAGCGGAGGGTCTTCTAATGAGCCTAGCTCCTCGCGCCGCGGCGGCAGTCACCCTTTAGCCGCGCTCCAAAAGCTTTGCGATAAAACTGAAACTAGTACTTCCCGCGCGCCCGCCCCGGCTCCATCCCCCGCCGGTCCTCCGAGCATCCTCACATTCAGCTGGGCTTGCAACGATGCCGTCGTGACTGATTCCATCATGAAATGCGCTCTATGCGACACGCCATTCGTCTCCAAAGGGGCGTATCGGCATCACCTGTCCAAGATGCATTTCGTGAAGGACAGCGCTATGCCGGAACCGGTTCCGATGAAAGCCACCCCACCGGCCGGGTCTCCGGGGGCTCATAAAAGTGGGGGGTCGACTGCACCTTCCCCACAGGACCCGCGAAGCCCCTCGCAAGCCTTCGACGAGAGCCCACATTCAAAGTTCCTCAAGTACACGGAACTCGCGAAGCAGCTCTCCAGCAAATACGTGTAGACGCGTTTGTGATCATACCATATCCCGCATAACCCGCTAAGGTTAGGTTCGCTCCGGCGACGATAAGTATTTCGAAACTCTTTGCcaatttaattatttaggtaattGTTAGTCACCGCATAGTTCGGTTAGTGTAATTAACGATTAGCGACTTAAGTATACGCCAAACGTCTTACGTTCATTTAGAGTAAGGAGATATTTTCAAATAATGCCTTTAGGTGACGATCGGGAACTATCTTCCCTACTGTAATTCCATTCGCGAACTGTACATATAAGTCACATTAAGTCATAAAGTTATTCGATCTCTTGTAAATGTATTTTTGCTATCGGGGCAGCGCGATGCGGCTCAGTATTTTTGGAATTCGTTGCAATATCATTTGTGTTACTTAATTTACTTCAGAGTTAGGGTTAACTTTTAGTTTATTCTatgtatattttgaattatCTCTAGGTAATCTCGGAGATGCAATCTCTTCTGTTCTCGTTACAGGACAATCTCCCTCTAGTGTAAATTTTGGCCTAGTTCGCTCCCATGGGAATGCTATTTATTGTTTAGTATAAGTACTTTAGACCGCGTCTGTGACTCATGTATACCATATACCAGCGCATAATCGGTTGTCCAAACCATTAAGGTATTTAAAACAAGTGATAATACGATACGAGTTATACAGTTTTTTCTTTATAAAGGAACAACTACAATCGTATACGTTTAGACCTTCAGTAAAGATAATATCTTCCATTGTAACAGTTATACGAGTGTATATACGGACCTAGTGAGTGAAGACTctgttatatttaaataaaaatattgtaaactgTCTAAGTGTAAGTTTCAGACGATATCAGAATAAACGGTTGAATCTTCGTCGCATAATTTTAGAAATTTATCATTAACTCCAGTATAcgaaatgttttctgtcttttgGAACTTGtttgatgtttttttgttttcctTTCCTCTAAATTTATGCGGCGGATGTGCAATTTTTGAATTCAAAAATTGAATCTataaatttatcattttaacGATAATACATAATGAACCTACGAACTTTATGTAATGTATACGCTAGCTCTGATGAGGAATTTTTGCTCATTCTTAAAATGGTGTTGAAATATTGATTTTACCAAATTTAAtaatcttatttaatatttttatgttgtatTTCAAAATGCAATTAAAAGCTCAAAGAAATATATATGTTACATActtaaaatgattattttatttagtgttCCCTATCCACAGTACCTTACACATGCGACAAGCTGTCACGGACAGCGCATATCAAACTGTTattgaataattaaataaatgttaaattaaaGGACCCAATACTATTTAAGGAAATATGCATTTTTGATATGCGTCGACACTTATGCTAAgcaaatttgaaatattaacacaaaacaaataaaaaaataatgtgttgtCCATCTGTTCTTAATTGATTCAGCCCAAGCTCGCTCACTTCACATCAGGGTTCACTTGTTTTGTGTCATATGATGACGTCAATATTATATCAGACTATCAAGCGTGTTTGATAAGGCGCCTATTTCACCAACTTGACAATTGACAGTAGACACTGACAATTTCCTGTACGGGTCTCtatggtttcccataaagttttaagtagtgtattgtttgtccgcagattcgttagtcataatttgtttttttccaaaacgcgtaacttttcaggattgccataaaacaaacctaacctacctataggataaccttacgaaaatgctaaaaagttgacggtttcagttttaggactaatgataatatgacaaacaatacattaggaTTTAAAAGTTTATGTCATAATGTATTTTAGCTTCTCTGTTTCTAGCATTCTAGCATCTCTGTTTCTAGCATTCTAGCCTCAATGTTTATATCTTGAACcagatgtacgattgtcatttttactaGGCCCCCTGGTTCTACAATCAAGTGAAACCGAGGAACTCTGATCGagatttgtttttaagccagcCCAGAATCAAATGGTAAGTCGGTAAGTAaatattagggatgtaccgactagtcgccgactagtcgggaaagccgactattcggccacatttgtagtcggcgattagtcggcgactagtcggcaaaaatggccgattagtcggcactttattagtgaaagaaaaacagaaaaaaaaagaaatcaatagtcaatatttaccataatgttttatgtttattttactaaaatacctattcagggtgcatacgaaaacttttgttcatataattgaccgtttgatcgttatcgtatgttggtgggctggcgttttcctctacaggtcgatctcaactgattctcgtgtaatttcatgtgcaagttctatagttaattttttttattattattcagtttttgttttttttttaatggtggagccatgaggaactattaatattattgcaaaatttagatactttagtcagggcacgttgctcgtaaagatgctgaccacaggggataggttcttaactggcgactacgtacgggaaatagagccttggaaatacctcctacaagctgtactgacggtctgctcaggatcgcaaaataaaagaactaaagacagaaattaaacgaggattcttgtgataggtctttgaacctgtagagaacacctgttagccaagctaaattatgatgaatagcgcatcCAAAGGAGCAAAagtattgtttttcacctgaacttatacaaaactaatgatctggccgactagtcggccgactaatcggccattcgagcgccgattagtcggctagtcggccaaatcaatagtcggtacatcactacctaaatattaatattttaccttaattcaagaaaaatctattttagtttgacaaatataattatgtagaaCGAACAAGCAAATGAttcagtcaaagaatttaatttcctaccCATTTTGGACTTATTCatagtgacaatagtatgaatGAGGTCTCTTAGCGacttcatattgattgtcactgtgacaaggtatgaaatgggtcggaaattaaattccttgactTTACCTAACATATGACTTACTtctcgaaaaaaaaatcaaaaatatggCTAAAAATTCGGTGTCGATACCTATTTATCAAGGTATTAAACACAGACAAGAGGTTAAATGAGATAAAACTATTGATGACTATTGTCATCAAATTCCAAGGTAAAAATTAGGTGTAAAATTAGTTAAGGTACCTAAGTACAACAAGGCCAAGTTAACATTTGACACTCCATTGTCAAAAGTCAACAAATCAACACATCCGACTTCCACCTGCACTTTCTTAACCGCAGATAACCCCCAACCCCCTCAAATCCCGAATCACTCAACATCTCCCGCCTTAATCACGATAATGACATCATTCATCGCCGTTTACTCGCTTTCACCAATTTGACACAACACTTCTCTACACTTCCTCACATTAACCGTCCATTGCTGCTTAACTATGGAATCCAACGCTAGGTCTTTGGTACTGGAGCGGTAATGGATGGGTGGAATAGCGATGAGATAGGGTAGTGGGGTGATGGGTGACCCGTCAGTCAAACCGGATAGCTACTAGCTACAGGTAGAAAGCACGTACGGGTTGGCGTTGTGTTTGAAAACGACTGAAAAGGagaaattgtaaataaattggCTGACACACTAATATAATGACAAAATGTGTGAAGGAAACTGATTGCAAAGAAAATTTAATATacgtgtaggtaagtatattctCTTTACCGTCATTCTGATAGTAAATAAAAATCCTAACGTAGCGTGGGTCTTGCATAGCCAGTGGTTCCTAGTTCCTGCATCTACAGATGCGCTCAGTGATTTTACTAGTAGCCCTAGTAGgtagtagatattattttttttcaatatttgtaGGTAAGTTGCCAGTGAGAGATTCTTAGAACCAAGTGAAATTAAACTGACACTGAAATTGAATCAAATGACATTGTTTTTCTCCTATGTCCCACTAAAAAAATCAATAGCTCAAATATACGATtgcaatttttgaaaaaaaatcatagaATCCAACCCAACTAGTAATGGATTTTAAGAAAGAgtttaagtttatatgttttataaatCTTCCCCTGTTTTGACCGAAAAGCGCCAATTGACCGAAGCGACTcagtttcagcttgggcaaaaattctCTACAGGTGAACGTTTCAACGGATTCTCGTCAAATATTGCGAGCATCGAATTTTAAGtcgatatatgtaggtacatagtaggtccttcctttatttttaatatggcGGAGTCATACTAAGGAGTAAAGATATAAAGAGACAAGACTAAAGAGTCAGTTTTAAGCTATGTGAATTGTAAAATACACTCACCGAGCTTACCGGccaagatacgtcaaatattgcgTCTAATAGATACgatacgtttttgtttgaagaaacgtcacttgacactgacatatctaatccctaatccatatcgtatctaggcgtaatatttgacgtatcttaaagtttgaatcgggccgtcTGTCTGTATACACATTATTCCCCCGTATGTTTCCATACTGACTGAACAAGACAAACGCGCATCACTTCACCGCCAGCGACAGCGAGTGAAACAATCCACGTTCGACTGTACTTGACACTGACATTTGACACAGACATCGAGGGTTTGAGTCAAATGACTTTATACTCGTATATTGAGGGATGGTAAGTCAGTTGCAACTACAACACAacctacggctcgattcggaaaatgaattagatttctactagacttcaacaagttacgatacggataattaaagatatttgtgagatagatatgtcaaatttgacgtttccgcgattctggaggtcctcttgaacgatttcgacaagttaatatgacttagatatccaagtcacatctagtcgatatctaatgtagatctagtttctaaatcgtctcaagatctggtgattatctcgaaatccgaatagtcCTGCTATTGAGTGTCTTCTTAATAATTAACCCAAGAATAGAAATTTCAGGAAAATAAAGTCTTATTTTATCAATTCTTCCGTTTTTTGATATTCGGTACCTAAAttggtaagttttatttattacagaatataatgatttaaactACTGTTTTCGGtcgttatataaaaaaaaagaaagaaaataacAAAATTGGTTAAAAGTGCCAACGCCAACCCGCTTTTTAAACTAAAAGCAACTAAAAAAtggatttaaaagaaaatatcaAACTAAAATAGCAACACTGAAAAATCACCATATTGTAGAAATCAATTTCGTCCCGCCTCGTATGAAAGTACACATATGTATAAACGTTTTTGTACGTCTGTATAAACTTTCAAACATCGCAAAAACTGAAAATGATTTcctttattttgatttattgtCATTTGAGGCACTTACCGGCTATTCCTCAAAAttgacattttaaattaaaacctcCAGAAAGTACAAAAAACATCCCCTTTCGGCCGATCGTGTAAAATGGCTTTTGCGATTTATTGATACGTCTTTTCGGCTGCATCAAAGTCAAATATTTTCTAGTTTTGGTTTTtcgtatttatttgttttgatgatatatgatgagtatttattatttttttgtacattttGAGCGAATAGAGATTTTTCTATTAAAATTGTATGGTTTATTGACAGCACAAATTTAGTAGCAAAAGCATACAATGGCAAAGCGTCTATATTTAATTCTTGGCGCTGACATGACCAAAAATTTCAAGAAGGTAAGTAAAATTCAGAAAGTACATAATTCATTTGTTTATCGTATTCTCATTCTCACATTGTCCATTTAGCATTAAAGCTTTCTTTTGAACAACAAACAATAAGTATAAaaacaataggtacatataaaaaacaacttttttactttttgcttCTCTGTACCTATTTAGTCGTATCTGACATCCGATTTCGGAACGGACAATGTAAACGCTCTAACATCAAATTTTCAAACGGTAAATCCAGGTCGAATAGCGCCCTTCCATGTCAAACACTTGTTCAAAAGGCCTGACTGATGCCGTCTTCAAGTAAATAGCAGTTCGCCAAATAAATGATTCAGCCGACAACCAACTTAACTTTCCAACCCTCTTATCTTACCAACCTTGTTTTACTAAATGCTACTTTAATTTATATACAATACGGTTCAATTTCTAATGTCAAGTTCAGAGAAAGGAGGTTTAGAAAGTAATATGCCTGTAAAGGGCAGATTTCCTATTTAGTccaatgtatttttataaaagcAACCTTCAATGATAGTTTATAAGGTTTAATTCCGAATGCAGTAGTGAAGGAAGAAAGGAGGTTTGGATAATAACTAGGTGGTAATAGGCGGATAGATGGAGACCCATGCCCTGACATTTGTCGAGTTGGCTTTTTGCTTTTCTTTGACTATTTCTAATAATAGCAGCATTCGCTGTGCTATTTTTAGATTTTGACTTAGGATAAATAAAATGCACTCacaatattaacaaaaaaatacttactaGCTACTCACTACTCGTGTAACCCGCTGAACCTACAGATGTATATCGTGCATAatagttttccatcgtattttctcggaagcgTTCGtattttgtcatgctacttcagtcaacctcagtataaactttttgtataggtataCTTATACTTTCTATAACGAGACCTACAGAAATAGCAatacacgttcgtacgtttccgtgaaaatactatgaaaaataattatgcactagtaCATCTGTATACATTTATCGCCACACTAATTGAGAAGATTGTAATTTCTAATTATTGAGCACGTCACAAATAACTGAAATAAGAAGGTATAATTTCAAACTAATAACCAAATGCAAGTccaaagtagtttgtatttgTTTGGGTCCTGATTCCCTAGGccaggggtcaccaattagtttaTTCTGGGGtccgattttttaaaataatgtgaccGTCCGTTTCTACttctgtttattaaataagtattaaaattatatacgtCTGCGGTCCGCATCCGGACcgcggtccgccatttggtgGCCCCTGCCCTAGGCCTTCCTcagggtacagtcacctgcaataatatgttaaaggccgcataaatatgtgacccgctcttatggctctacaaataagatcgtgtcagatatttttgcggccttcgatgtccaacatattattgcaggtgactgtacacacaGACACagagtacctactttttatcgCGGAAATAATAATTTTAGGTATACGCAGACAAACTCGCGGGCACAAGAATAATTTTAGAAAAACCATAATCCTCAATTCATTACGTCGTTATCGATTTTAGTTCCAAAAACAAGAGCCACTAAAACTCGACAACGAAATGGCGGGCGGAGTGATATTGACAGCTGTCAAGTTGTCAACTGTCAATCTCATGTCGGGCGATATCAGTCTCGTGAACAGtggagttttattttaaaatatatcttTACCCACTTCATATTTGAGAATAAACTTTTGTAGGTTTGTACTTTATTAaaaattctattttttttatatttaacttaatgttatttatttattaaatagctTTATATCTTTGATGTCATATAGGTAAGTTGAATCAACTAAtacttaactttttttttagaaaagggCAAAATGGTTATACGGGTAAAGTCACAGTCAACAACCAAATTATAAAGAAGAATCATAATTTTTCTTTAGTCTAgttgtttatatatgtatagaGATAGAGATCTGTACGATTTGCATAGATACCTACCAGGTATTTTAAATACATTGCCGCTGGAAAGGGTGTAGCAAAATAGGAAGTTC
The Cydia splendana chromosome 8, ilCydSple1.2, whole genome shotgun sequence genome window above contains:
- the LOC134793005 gene encoding protein tiptop-like isoform X1, coding for MRSKQQPRPSYRWLNTNENEEATSPDGVKERGEGDASPASPASRSPAPDADIEHSIPATLIQDPHAERESPRCLSRESSGAPRCPSNDSVYRAPLPLPAALTAALPAALLPPHSAAVAAYLGAAAAAAQQRLLMSCQEDMTDSERADALDFSTKRSDSPVDDDEDAVNLSKTPENGPLDLSVGTRKRGPEDSPSPVPTRKSSRTELKPSPVHWSTPVAPHLPYFAAAAAVAAASLSPKGGIPAEWNGRLKHGPTPSDATKALEKMSELSRLGGEELFRSVQSAALGAGLASNSAARHSAWQSHWLNKGADQTKDVLKCVWCKKSFNSLADLTVHMKEAKHCGVNVPVPPSTGAPMPPSLHPPSSSPSTPSHNSSSSSSSSKPSQSDLNLLIKENMPIPRKLVRGQDVWLGKGAEQTRQILKCMWCAESFRSLAEMTSHMQRTQHYTNIISQEQIISWKSSDEAKGSSASNAPNNPAPPTTGTSSHVSAVLTCKVCDQAFSSLKELSNHMVKNSHYKEHIMRSITESGGRRRQTREKRKKSLPVRKLLELERAQHEFKNGDGNGVPMGKPIRDFGAGSRISCEKCGDKIETAVFVEHIRQCIGAPMSNSQRNFLKSALLTNSIIPPDVPGHVTPTSRDGRKSINDELPSPGSAHHRSPSSVNDSSPSSKDPNASNDKSSSPSVLNAIEQLIEKSFDTRSRHTVPGMPGGASHAPIGSSILKRLGIDESVDYTKPLVDPQTMSMLRSYHHQQGYGRRERSGSESSSMSERGGSRVESLTPDRKLDAYHMTPRTTPDTRGSQTPASEDRPAEVRIKKEVTEDDDRENGVDLSSQPVRVKTEVDEDEEPPRPSSSHEDGKVVPKRESEGSSPAASPRSPASDRSGHTPGVDRKPASSLGALSSMFDNLASGGSSNEPSSSRRGGSHPLAALQKLCDKTETSTSRAPAPAPSPAGPPSILTFSWACNDAVVTDSIMKCALCDTPFVSKGAYRHHLSKMHFVKDSAMPEPVPMKATPPAGSPGAHKSGGSTAPSPQDPRSPSQAFDESPHSKFLKYTELAKQLSSKYV
- the LOC134793005 gene encoding protein tiptop-like isoform X2, producing MIVEADHVRESPRCLSRESSGAPRCPSNDSVYRAPLPLPAALTAALPAALLPPHSAAVAAYLGAAAAAAQQRLLMSCQEDMTDSERADALDFSTKRSDSPVDDDEDAVNLSKTPENGPLDLSVGTRKRGPEDSPSPVPTRKSSRTELKPSPVHWSTPVAPHLPYFAAAAAVAAASLSPKGGIPAEWNGRLKHGPTPSDATKALEKMSELSRLGGEELFRSVQSAALGAGLASNSAARHSAWQSHWLNKGADQTKDVLKCVWCKKSFNSLADLTVHMKEAKHCGVNVPVPPSTGAPMPPSLHPPSSSPSTPSHNSSSSSSSSKPSQSDLNLLIKENMPIPRKLVRGQDVWLGKGAEQTRQILKCMWCAESFRSLAEMTSHMQRTQHYTNIISQEQIISWKSSDEAKGSSASNAPNNPAPPTTGTSSHVSAVLTCKVCDQAFSSLKELSNHMVKNSHYKEHIMRSITESGGRRRQTREKRKKSLPVRKLLELERAQHEFKNGDGNGVPMGKPIRDFGAGSRISCEKCGDKIETAVFVEHIRQCIGAPMSNSQRNFLKSALLTNSIIPPDVPGHVTPTSRDGRKSINDELPSPGSAHHRSPSSVNDSSPSSKDPNASNDKSSSPSVLNAIEQLIEKSFDTRSRHTVPGMPGGASHAPIGSSILKRLGIDESVDYTKPLVDPQTMSMLRSYHHQQGYGRRERSGSESSSMSERGGSRVESLTPDRKLDAYHMTPRTTPDTRGSQTPASEDRPAEVRIKKEVTEDDDRENGVDLSSQPVRVKTEVDEDEEPPRPSSSHEDGKVVPKRESEGSSPAASPRSPASDRSGHTPGVDRKPASSLGALSSMFDNLASGGSSNEPSSSRRGGSHPLAALQKLCDKTETSTSRAPAPAPSPAGPPSILTFSWACNDAVVTDSIMKCALCDTPFVSKGAYRHHLSKMHFVKDSAMPEPVPMKATPPAGSPGAHKSGGSTAPSPQDPRSPSQAFDESPHSKFLKYTELAKQLSSKYV